In Candidatus Epulonipiscium viviparus, one DNA window encodes the following:
- a CDS encoding V-type ATP synthase subunit A: MKNKGNVTLVNGPVVMGSGMGAFKLNEMVTVGNQRLIGEVVILEQDRATVQVYEETEGLRAGEEIISTGDPLSISLGPGMLGNMFDGIQRPLKKIESISPNFIPEGIGLLSIDTEKLWEVKLNVKEGDYLAAGAVYGTVQETASVLHKLLVPPLVAGKVVEVKPDGEYKIEDTVVVIELKSGARHELTLVQKWPVRKGRPTKERLPIYKPLITGQRVIDTFFPVAKGGTVGLPGGFGTGKTVTQHQLAKWSDADIIVYIGCGERGNEMTNVLEEFPSLIDPRTNRPLMERTILIANTSNMPVAAREASIYTGITMAEYFRDMGYDVAIMADSTSRWAEALREIAGRLEEMPAEEGYPAYLPSRLAQFYERAGCVKTLNNEEASVTIIGAVSPPGGDFSEPVTENTKRFVSAFLALDKKLAYARHYPAINYLTSYSSYVTILHDWYRDNVAPDMMYIRGKMVKLLQEEEKLNEIVQLIGEDVLPNDQQLILETARTIKKSFLQQNALHKEDTYVSLEKQYKMLKVIDVFYESALACVKLGIPVSIIRKVPIYQEIIKMKYDVPNSNLALLDELTDKIKAGYDELKAKYQE, from the coding sequence TTGAAAAATAAAGGGAATGTTACGCTTGTAAATGGCCCAGTTGTTATGGGTTCTGGAATGGGTGCATTTAAATTAAACGAGATGGTAACTGTTGGAAACCAAAGATTAATAGGAGAAGTTGTTATTTTAGAGCAAGATAGAGCCACTGTGCAAGTATATGAGGAGACAGAAGGGCTTAGAGCAGGCGAAGAAATTATTTCGACGGGTGATCCTCTGTCAATTAGCCTTGGCCCTGGTATGCTTGGAAATATGTTCGATGGAATTCAAAGACCTCTTAAGAAAATTGAAAGTATTTCTCCAAATTTTATTCCAGAAGGTATTGGTCTTCTTTCTATAGATACCGAAAAATTATGGGAAGTAAAGCTAAACGTTAAAGAGGGAGATTACCTCGCAGCAGGAGCGGTATATGGAACTGTTCAGGAGACCGCTAGCGTATTGCATAAGTTATTGGTACCCCCTCTAGTTGCTGGAAAAGTAGTAGAGGTAAAACCAGATGGCGAGTATAAAATAGAAGATACAGTTGTGGTAATAGAGCTTAAATCGGGTGCCAGACATGAATTGACTTTAGTTCAGAAGTGGCCTGTTAGAAAGGGTAGACCAACCAAAGAGCGTTTGCCCATATATAAACCACTAATTACGGGGCAACGTGTAATAGATACGTTCTTTCCTGTGGCGAAGGGAGGCACAGTTGGGCTTCCAGGAGGGTTTGGAACGGGCAAAACTGTAACGCAACATCAGCTAGCAAAATGGTCTGATGCCGACATAATCGTATATATCGGTTGCGGAGAGCGTGGAAATGAGATGACAAACGTTCTGGAAGAATTTCCTAGTTTGATTGACCCTAGAACAAATCGTCCTTTGATGGAGAGAACAATCCTAATTGCCAATACATCTAATATGCCTGTTGCTGCACGTGAGGCTAGTATATATACAGGAATTACGATGGCAGAATATTTTAGAGACATGGGCTATGATGTGGCCATTATGGCGGATTCGACATCGCGTTGGGCAGAAGCACTCCGTGAAATCGCTGGCCGATTAGAAGAGATGCCTGCAGAAGAAGGGTATCCGGCTTATCTACCTTCTAGACTTGCACAGTTTTATGAGCGAGCAGGATGCGTCAAAACGTTAAATAACGAAGAGGCGTCGGTTACAATAATTGGCGCAGTCTCGCCACCAGGAGGAGATTTCTCAGAACCAGTTACAGAAAATACAAAGCGTTTTGTGAGCGCATTCCTAGCGCTTGATAAAAAATTAGCTTACGCAAGACACTATCCGGCAATTAACTACCTCACAAGCTATAGTAGTTACGTAACTATATTACATGATTGGTATCGCGATAATGTGGCTCCGGATATGATGTATATTAGAGGAAAGATGGTTAAGTTGCTGCAAGAAGAAGAGAAGTTGAATGAGATTGTTCAGCTGATTGGAGAGGATGTTTTGCCAAACGATCAGCAGTTGATCCTAGAAACCGCGAGGACAATCAAAAAGAGCTTCTTGCAACAAAATGCACTTCATAAAGAAGATACCTATGTAAGTCTTGAAAAGCAATACAAGATGCTAAAGGTCATTGATGTATTTTATGAGAGTGCATTGGCGTGCGTAAAATTAGGAATACCTGTTTCGATTATTAGAAAAGTTCCGATATATCAAGAAATAATCAAGATGAAATATGATGTGCCAAACTCAAATCTTGCACTGCTAGATGAGTTAACAGATAAAATTAAAGCAGGATATGATGAATTAAAAGCTAAATATCAAGAGTAG
- a CDS encoding ATP synthase subunit C: protein MMIITTILAAVIAGITIEAGISAVKNKKQGNIKKAILTTVAPFSTLIVMALAFIIFDGDVLATNEVVATVAGVSVGEGFKYIAAALSTGMATIGTGRAVGAVGSAAIGAVSEDPAILGKTLIFVGMAEGIAIYGMIISILILFA, encoded by the coding sequence ATGATGATTATTACAACGATTTTAGCAGCAGTTATTGCAGGAATTACAATCGAAGCTGGCATTAGCGCAGTGAAAAACAAAAAACAAGGTAATATTAAAAAGGCAATTCTAACAACAGTAGCTCCGTTTAGTACTTTAATAGTTATGGCGTTGGCGTTTATTATTTTTGATGGCGATGTTCTTGCAACAAATGAAGTAGTGGCAACAGTGGCTGGTGTTTCTGTAGGTGAAGGATTTAAATATATAGCTGCAGCATTAAGTACAGGTATGGCAACAATCGGAACCGGACGCGCAGTTGGTGCAGTTGGATCTGCGGCGATCGGAGCAGTATCAGAAGATCCAGCAATCTTAGGTAAGACATTAATTTTTGTAGGTATGGCAGAAGGTATCGCGATTTATGGTATGATTATTTCAATTTTAATTTTGTTTGCATAG
- a CDS encoding extracellular solute-binding protein codes for MKIKKLLGLGLCTLAAGIIFVGCGSDDSESASVSDDIYTESGYPIIKEGNDVSISFFTGLRASVSTYDSNVNPTTKHLEDLTGIKMDITETTSADKKQKFNVMMTGGDYTDVILDMWSTHSELALYGSQGIFIPLEDLIAEHAPNIQAALDAHPEIRDTWTMEDGHMYTIPRIGNSTHSEVSQRMWINKQWLDNLGLDIPKTTEDFYDVLKAFKEQDANGNGDPNDEVPLSGAITSGWNTNPIPYIANAFIPCTNASGYLNIDENGKVYYARSTDEWKEFLKYMNRLYEDGLIDPLLFTQTSDQLMKLGSNPGDIILGATTGGSVSVFTNTSNTARWNEYIALPPLEGPEGVVSAVRAPDYGSAVLSITNACKYPEAVVRMFDYLYTEEGLIWSQFGEIGNGAIDIAPEGALNIIGEPAKYIRLPFDNVKDLSWNRMGPDYRPADYDLWFTAKENPAEDIEKVLYESAVNDYLPVAQPLETIMPKVAFDTEESRIIVDVTTNVNMYIDQVTAEFVTGKKDIDAGWDEYIETLDRYGLQDYLKVQQDAYDRNQNK; via the coding sequence ATGAAAATCAAAAAATTATTAGGTTTAGGATTGTGTACATTGGCAGCAGGAATAATTTTTGTGGGGTGCGGTTCTGATGATTCTGAATCTGCAAGTGTGAGCGATGATATTTATACGGAATCAGGTTATCCAATTATTAAAGAGGGAAATGATGTGTCTATAAGTTTTTTTACAGGACTGAGAGCAAGTGTAAGCACATATGATTCTAACGTAAATCCTACAACAAAGCATCTGGAAGACTTAACAGGCATAAAAATGGATATCACCGAGACAACATCAGCTGATAAAAAGCAAAAATTTAACGTAATGATGACAGGTGGTGATTATACTGATGTTATATTAGACATGTGGAGCACGCATTCAGAATTGGCTTTATATGGAAGCCAAGGTATTTTTATTCCGCTAGAAGATTTGATTGCAGAACATGCGCCAAATATTCAGGCGGCTCTTGATGCGCATCCAGAAATTAGAGATACGTGGACTATGGAAGATGGGCATATGTACACTATTCCGCGTATTGGTAACTCAACTCACTCTGAGGTCTCTCAAAGAATGTGGATCAATAAGCAATGGCTGGATAACCTAGGGCTGGATATTCCAAAAACAACAGAAGATTTCTATGACGTACTAAAGGCATTCAAAGAGCAAGATGCTAACGGAAATGGCGATCCAAATGATGAAGTGCCTCTATCTGGTGCAATTACATCTGGCTGGAACACTAACCCGATTCCATACATTGCAAATGCGTTTATCCCATGTACTAACGCTTCTGGATATTTAAATATCGATGAGAACGGTAAAGTCTATTATGCAAGATCAACCGATGAATGGAAAGAATTTTTGAAGTATATGAACAGGTTGTATGAAGATGGGCTAATAGATCCGCTATTATTTACGCAAACCTCAGATCAGTTAATGAAGCTCGGATCAAATCCTGGAGATATAATATTGGGAGCAACAACTGGAGGCAGCGTATCGGTATTTACAAATACTTCCAATACGGCAAGATGGAATGAATATATAGCATTGCCACCGCTAGAAGGACCAGAAGGCGTGGTTTCTGCAGTGAGAGCTCCAGACTATGGCTCAGCAGTGCTTTCGATTACCAATGCGTGTAAGTATCCAGAAGCGGTAGTGAGAATGTTCGATTATCTATATACAGAAGAAGGCTTGATATGGTCTCAATTTGGTGAAATAGGAAATGGAGCTATCGATATCGCACCAGAAGGAGCGCTCAACATAATCGGTGAGCCGGCAAAATATATTCGATTGCCATTTGATAATGTAAAAGACTTAAGTTGGAATAGAATGGGGCCAGATTATCGTCCAGCAGATTATGATTTGTGGTTTACAGCAAAAGAGAATCCGGCAGAAGACATCGAGAAAGTACTATACGAATCTGCAGTAAATGACTATCTGCCAGTTGCGCAACCGCTAGAAACCATAATGCCAAAGGTTGCGTTTGATACAGAAGAGTCGCGTATAATCGTGGACGTAACAACAAACGTCAATATGTATATAGACCAAGTAACGGCAGAGTTTGTAACAGGAAAGAAAGACATCGATGCTGGCTGGGATGAGTATATAGAAACGTTAGATAGATATGGGCTCCAAGATTATTTAAAAGTACAGCAAGATGCGTATGATAGAAATCAAAATAAATAA
- a CDS encoding V-type ATP synthase subunit B, with product MVKEYLKLDKIQGPLIMLDGVSEVAYGEFVKITVDSREIRSGKVIKIDGDYVVVQVFEGTTGISTENVAVQFTGKPLEIALSPDILGRTFNGVGKPIDGGLSIASTHRENINGRPINPVARQYPRNFIQTGISAIDALMTLIRGQKLPIFSGNGMAHNEIAVQIVNQAKIEGATAENFAIVFGAMGVRHDDANYFRKSFEESGALDHVVMYLNLADDPIVERISTPRTALTAAEYLAFEKNMHVLVVITDMTSYAEALREMSSIRGEVPSRKGYPGYLYSDLSTIYERAGMLENKEGSITLIPILTMPNDDITHPIPDLTGFITEGQIVLSRELNQKQIYPPIAILPSLSRLMKDGIGAGYTREDHVDLTNQLFAAYSHVQDIRSLAQIIGEDDLSEIDQLYLKFGKKFEERFISQGNHENRSITETLDIGWEMLRILPKEELDRIPPEMLDKYWEV from the coding sequence ATGGTAAAAGAGTATTTGAAACTAGATAAAATCCAGGGCCCTCTTATTATGCTAGATGGTGTATCAGAGGTTGCTTATGGAGAGTTTGTTAAAATTACAGTGGATAGTAGGGAAATACGTTCGGGAAAAGTTATCAAAATAGATGGCGATTATGTAGTAGTGCAAGTGTTTGAAGGGACTACAGGAATTTCGACTGAAAATGTTGCTGTGCAATTTACAGGAAAACCACTGGAGATAGCATTAAGCCCAGATATTCTGGGGAGAACGTTTAACGGAGTTGGAAAGCCCATTGATGGTGGATTAAGTATCGCATCGACGCATCGTGAAAATATCAATGGACGTCCTATAAATCCTGTCGCTAGGCAGTATCCTAGAAATTTTATTCAAACTGGAATTTCTGCAATTGATGCGCTAATGACATTAATTCGTGGGCAGAAGTTGCCAATATTTTCCGGAAATGGTATGGCGCACAATGAAATAGCGGTCCAAATTGTAAATCAGGCAAAAATCGAAGGTGCGACAGCAGAAAATTTTGCCATAGTATTTGGAGCGATGGGCGTTCGCCACGATGATGCCAACTATTTTAGAAAGAGTTTTGAGGAGTCTGGAGCATTAGACCACGTTGTTATGTATTTAAATTTGGCAGATGATCCAATTGTAGAAAGGATTTCTACACCGAGAACCGCTCTTACGGCTGCCGAATACTTAGCATTTGAGAAAAATATGCATGTATTGGTTGTAATTACAGATATGACTAGCTACGCAGAAGCTCTAAGAGAAATGTCATCGATTAGAGGAGAAGTACCATCTAGAAAAGGCTATCCGGGATATTTGTATAGTGACTTATCTACAATTTATGAACGCGCTGGAATGCTCGAAAATAAAGAAGGGTCCATTACATTGATACCAATTTTGACGATGCCAAACGATGATATCACGCATCCAATTCCAGACCTTACAGGATTTATTACCGAAGGACAAATAGTTCTAAGCCGAGAATTAAATCAAAAGCAAATCTACCCGCCAATAGCAATACTGCCGTCTTTGTCTCGTTTGATGAAGGATGGCATTGGAGCAGGATACACTCGCGAAGACCATGTAGACCTCACTAATCAGCTATTTGCAGCGTATTCGCATGTTCAAGATATTCGCTCGCTTGCACAAATTATAGGAGAAGATGATCTAAGCGAAATAGACCAGTTGTATTTAAAGTTTGGCAAAAAGTTTGAAGAAAGATTTATTTCTCAGGGAAATCATGAAAATAGGAGTATCACAGAAACATTGGACATTGGATGGGAAATGCTTCGTATTTTACCTAAAGAGGAGCTAGATAGAATCCCGCCTGAAATGCTAGATAAGTATTGGGAGGTGTAA
- a CDS encoding V-type ATP synthase subunit E translates to MKKLVTLEQKLALFSKLMQQDISDNLQEGRAKIESDYRKRRALQEQQSKEKAKRYVDDHKKIIDTKIAQYKAKAKLESKKEIMQVKEDCIHVIDELLKDRINEYTDTAEYQTWIIESVKSLKEYFDQEVVIYLSPKDLKNQKEAIINELEAEGANTKFVAFDLNDKIVLGGLIVKIEASNMQIDLSLDSVLENKSEEISQLVLTAIEKECEELEK, encoded by the coding sequence GTGAAAAAATTGGTAACCCTAGAACAAAAACTTGCCTTGTTCTCAAAGCTTATGCAGCAAGACATATCAGATAATTTACAAGAAGGTCGTGCCAAAATAGAAAGCGATTATAGAAAAAGACGAGCGCTTCAAGAGCAGCAAAGCAAAGAGAAAGCCAAAAGATATGTGGACGATCATAAAAAAATTATCGATACAAAAATTGCACAATATAAAGCGAAGGCAAAGCTTGAATCAAAAAAGGAAATCATGCAAGTAAAAGAGGACTGCATCCATGTTATAGACGAATTGCTAAAGGATAGAATAAATGAATACACTGACACTGCAGAATATCAGACATGGATTATAGAAAGCGTAAAGTCTCTAAAAGAATATTTTGATCAAGAGGTTGTGATATATCTTTCACCAAAAGACTTAAAAAATCAAAAGGAAGCAATAATAAATGAACTGGAAGCTGAAGGCGCAAATACTAAATTTGTTGCCTTTGATCTAAATGATAAAATTGTTTTAGGAGGCTTAATTGTAAAAATAGAAGCTTCAAATATGCAAATAGATTTATCGTTAGATAGTGTGCTCGAAAACAAAAGCGAAGAGATTTCTCAACTTGTTCTGACTGCTATCGAGAAGGAGTGTGAAGAACTTGAAAAATAA
- a CDS encoding extracellular solute-binding protein — translation MKLGKLAVLPMLAAAMLVGCGGDESAASKVAHDDLYTESGYPVIKEGNDVSISFFVGLRPGVTSYTSEINPVTAHMEEKMGFDMEFVETTDADKKQKFNVMMTGGDYTDVILDIWSSHSELALYGNQGIFIPLEDLIAEHAPNIQAVLDAHPEVRDTWTMEDGHMYTLPRIGNSTHSEVANRMWLNKEWLDNLGLEVPTTTEEFFDVLVAFKEQDANGNGDPNDEVPLSGAMSSGWNTNPIPYISNAFIPNTNSSNYLNIDENGKVYYVKATDEWKEFLKYMNRLHEAGVLDPLIFSQTKDQLLKLGSNPGDIILGATTGGSVSVFTNTSNFDIWTNYIALPPLEGPEGVRSAARAPDYGSATLSITNACEFPEAVIRWADYLYTEEGLLWSQFGEIGNGQLEYAKEGELNIIGEPAKYTRLPADNAKNLSWNRIGSDYRPADYDLWFTAKENPAEDIEKVLYESAVNDYLPCVPDLATLMPKVEFSIDESRTIVDIITNMNLYIDQATAEFITGIKDVEEGWDQYLEMLDKNGLQEYLKVQQTAYDRFMDK, via the coding sequence ATGAAGTTAGGAAAATTGGCAGTGTTACCTATGTTGGCGGCAGCGATGCTAGTAGGATGTGGTGGAGACGAGTCTGCTGCAAGCAAAGTAGCGCACGATGATCTATACACAGAGTCGGGGTATCCAGTAATTAAAGAAGGCAACGATGTAAGCATCAGCTTTTTTGTAGGGTTGAGACCTGGGGTAACGAGCTATACATCGGAGATAAATCCTGTTACTGCACATATGGAAGAGAAGATGGGCTTTGATATGGAGTTTGTAGAGACCACTGACGCAGATAAGAAGCAAAAGTTTAACGTAATGATGACCGGCGGAGACTATACAGATGTTATCCTCGATATTTGGTCGTCGCATTCGGAACTGGCATTATATGGAAATCAAGGGATTTTTATTCCGCTAGAAGATTTAATAGCAGAGCACGCACCAAACATTCAGGCAGTTCTAGATGCGCATCCAGAAGTGAGAGATACCTGGACCATGGAAGATGGGCACATGTATACTTTGCCACGTATCGGCAACTCAACTCACTCAGAAGTGGCAAACAGAATGTGGTTAAATAAAGAGTGGCTAGATAATTTGGGATTAGAAGTGCCAACCACGACAGAAGAGTTTTTTGATGTGTTAGTTGCATTTAAAGAGCAAGATGCCAATGGAAATGGTGACCCCAATGATGAAGTGCCTCTATCTGGCGCGATGTCATCTGGTTGGAACACTAATCCAATTCCATATATATCAAACGCATTCATTCCAAATACCAACTCGTCCAATTACTTAAATATTGATGAAAATGGCAAAGTTTATTATGTGAAAGCAACAGACGAATGGAAAGAATTTCTAAAATATATGAATAGACTGCATGAAGCAGGAGTTCTAGACCCACTTATTTTCTCGCAAACCAAGGATCAATTGCTAAAGCTAGGCTCAAATCCTGGTGATATAATATTGGGAGCGACAACGGGAGGAAGTGTTTCGGTATTTACCAATACGAGCAACTTTGATATATGGACCAACTATATAGCATTGCCACCGCTAGAAGGGCCAGAAGGAGTTCGCTCCGCAGCTAGAGCGCCAGACTATGGCTCAGCAACATTGTCGATCACAAATGCATGTGAGTTTCCAGAAGCCGTAATCAGATGGGCAGATTATTTGTATACAGAGGAAGGCTTGCTATGGTCGCAGTTTGGTGAAATCGGCAATGGACAGCTTGAGTATGCGAAAGAAGGAGAATTAAATATTATCGGTGAGCCCGCAAAATATACTAGGCTTCCAGCAGATAATGCGAAAAACTTGAGCTGGAATAGAATAGGATCAGATTACCGTCCCGCAGATTATGATCTCTGGTTTACTGCAAAAGAAAATCCTGCAGAAGACATCGAAAAAGTATTATATGAATCTGCCGTAAATGACTATTTGCCATGTGTACCAGATCTCGCAACGCTGATGCCTAAAGTGGAGTTTTCAATAGATGAGTCTCGTACTATTGTCGACATAATAACAAATATGAACCTTTATATAGATCAAGCAACTGCAGAATTCATTACAGGAATTAAAGATGTAGAAGAGGGATGGGATCAATACCTCGAGATGCTAGATAAAAACGGATTGCAAGAGTATTTAAAAGTACAGCAAACAGCATACGATAGATTTATGGATAAATAA
- a CDS encoding ABC transporter permease, whose protein sequence is METVIEQKKVSRKPKKAKKVKLTPEQKKKQLKKMAGMWQLYLLLVLPIIYFLVFQYFPMYGAQIAFKDYLTVEGIWGSPWVGLKHFERFINSGKMWELVRNTLSISLYALFMGLPFPVMLALMFRYIPFKRYGKFIQSVTYAPHFISVVVMAGIIVEALNPRGGMIDTIVGLFGGDWEINLMGIPEAFSSVYVWSGIWQNMGFSAIIYCAVLAGVDTTYHEAAMVDGATMFQRVWHIDIPFLIPQVVLSLILGMGNVLNVGFEKALLLQNTLNASKSEMISTYVYKMGIAASLPDVSYTTAIGLFKSAIAFVLVIVVNKIARKYGEMSIW, encoded by the coding sequence TTGGAAACAGTAATAGAGCAAAAAAAAGTATCGCGTAAACCAAAGAAAGCTAAGAAAGTTAAATTAACTCCAGAGCAAAAGAAAAAACAATTGAAAAAAATGGCGGGTATGTGGCAGCTGTATTTGCTATTGGTTTTGCCAATCATATATTTCTTGGTATTTCAATATTTTCCGATGTATGGTGCGCAAATAGCGTTTAAAGACTATCTGACAGTGGAAGGTATTTGGGGAAGCCCATGGGTTGGGCTTAAACACTTCGAGCGATTTATAAACTCGGGCAAAATGTGGGAACTTGTTAGAAACACATTATCGATCAGTTTATATGCCTTGTTTATGGGATTACCATTCCCGGTTATGCTAGCACTAATGTTTAGATATATTCCGTTTAAGAGATATGGCAAGTTTATACAATCTGTAACATACGCACCTCACTTTATATCAGTGGTTGTTATGGCGGGTATTATTGTAGAAGCTTTAAATCCTCGTGGAGGTATGATTGATACAATCGTTGGTTTGTTTGGCGGAGACTGGGAAATAAATCTTATGGGGATCCCCGAAGCCTTTTCGTCTGTATATGTTTGGTCTGGAATATGGCAAAACATGGGATTTAGTGCTATCATCTATTGTGCCGTGTTAGCAGGGGTGGATACGACCTATCATGAGGCGGCGATGGTTGATGGCGCAACTATGTTCCAAAGAGTTTGGCATATAGACATACCGTTTTTGATTCCACAAGTTGTTTTAAGCTTAATTCTTGGAATGGGTAACGTTTTGAATGTAGGATTTGAGAAGGCACTACTATTACAAAATACTCTAAATGCGAGCAAGTCGGAGATGATAAGTACGTATGTATATAAAATGGGTATCGCGGCATCGCTACCAGATGTTTCTTATACAACAGCCATTGGTTTGTTTAAGTCGGCGATAGCATTTGTTTTGGTTATTGTGGTAAACAAAATTGCTAGAAAGTATGGTGAGATGAGCATATGGTAG
- a CDS encoding V-type ATP synthase subunit F translates to MRTFLISDNKDTWVGMRLCGVDGVVVHSRKEVLNEINAVFRDDTIGLLLLTERIVDLAKEEVMEYKLKKAIPMIIEIPDRHGTIRSGDAISQYIRESVGIKI, encoded by the coding sequence ATGAGAACTTTTTTAATTAGTGATAACAAGGACACCTGGGTTGGAATGCGTCTTTGCGGTGTAGATGGAGTCGTAGTACATTCTAGAAAAGAAGTACTAAACGAAATCAATGCGGTTTTTCGGGATGATACGATCGGTCTTTTGCTTCTTACAGAAAGAATTGTAGATCTGGCAAAAGAAGAAGTAATGGAATATAAGCTTAAAAAGGCGATTCCAATGATTATAGAAATTCCTGATAGACATGGAACAATAAGATCTGGAGATGCTATTTCACAATATATTAGAGAATCTGTGGGCATTAAAATTTAA
- a CDS encoding V-type ATP synthase subunit D, with protein MAMQVAPTKSNLLKAKASLELSKSGYELLDKKRNVLIREMMELVEKAKSMQTGIGDIMAQAYLALQNANITMGIQKVDEIAYSIPKDEKFEVLPKSVMGSVIPTIRYEKSPLVPHYSFYESNSAFDKAALKFKEAQYQIYELAVLENSIYKLAKEIEKTQKRTNALSNIQIPKYKEQVKQISESLEEKEREDFFRLKKLKNKKNIIEAVMVSFFLRTIYITKYFFVNYCT; from the coding sequence ATGGCAATGCAAGTTGCACCAACTAAGAGTAACCTACTAAAGGCAAAGGCGTCGCTGGAGCTTTCAAAGTCTGGATACGAACTGCTAGATAAAAAGCGCAACGTTTTGATACGCGAAATGATGGAGCTAGTAGAAAAGGCAAAGTCGATGCAGACTGGGATAGGCGATATAATGGCGCAGGCGTATTTGGCGCTGCAAAATGCAAACATCACAATGGGTATCCAGAAGGTAGACGAAATTGCCTATAGCATTCCAAAAGATGAAAAATTTGAAGTGTTACCAAAAAGTGTTATGGGATCCGTAATTCCAACAATTAGATATGAAAAAAGCCCACTAGTGCCACATTATAGTTTCTATGAATCTAATAGTGCCTTTGATAAGGCAGCGCTAAAATTTAAAGAAGCTCAATACCAAATCTATGAGCTTGCTGTACTAGAAAATTCGATTTACAAATTGGCAAAGGAGATTGAAAAAACTCAAAAGAGAACTAATGCTCTATCTAATATTCAAATTCCTAAGTACAAAGAACAAGTAAAACAAATTAGTGAAAGTTTAGAAGAAAAAGAGAGAGAAGACTTCTTTAGGTTGAAAAAATTAAAAAATAAAAAAAATATTATAGAGGCCGTTATGGTCTCTTTTTTTTTGCGAACAATATACATCACAAAATATTTTTTTGTAAACTATTGTACTTAA
- a CDS encoding carbohydrate ABC transporter permease — MVEEAKAVETVDYIKVKPRNKIQKMLAPEIGDEIGTSIITTIFATFILLLIVYPLWFIIINSFSSGRAVAAGEVYFWPVEITLDGYKAVLDHHLIIPSFKNSIMYMLVGTTINVFMTVITAYPLSRKDLIGRSKITLFFAFTVWFNGGMIPTFLLYRSLGMINTFWVMVIPGAVAMGNMVITRTYFQKTIPEELLEAAKIDGASDIEYLLKIALPLAKPILAVITLYYAVGHWNQFFAALLYINDPDKYPIQLVLRDILFQGETAFGGDAGSLSLEDMAILENLQQILKYSVIVVSALPMMIIYPFVQKYFVRGIMSGSVKG; from the coding sequence ATGGTAGAAGAGGCAAAAGCAGTAGAAACGGTAGATTATATAAAGGTAAAACCAAGAAATAAAATACAAAAGATGTTGGCACCAGAAATAGGGGATGAAATAGGCACATCTATTATCACTACCATATTTGCGACATTTATATTATTACTTATTGTATACCCACTATGGTTTATTATCATCAATTCATTTAGCTCTGGTAGGGCGGTGGCCGCAGGTGAAGTATATTTTTGGCCAGTAGAAATAACTTTAGATGGATACAAAGCAGTTTTGGATCACCATTTGATTATACCAAGTTTTAAAAATTCGATTATGTATATGCTAGTGGGTACAACAATCAATGTGTTTATGACCGTAATCACCGCATACCCATTGTCTCGTAAAGATCTAATCGGGCGATCAAAGATTACTCTATTTTTTGCATTTACAGTGTGGTTTAATGGAGGAATGATCCCAACCTTCTTGCTATATAGAAGCCTGGGAATGATTAACACTTTTTGGGTAATGGTAATTCCTGGGGCAGTTGCAATGGGGAATATGGTAATTACAAGAACATACTTCCAAAAGACAATACCAGAAGAGTTACTAGAAGCGGCAAAGATCGACGGTGCGTCAGATATAGAATATCTATTGAAAATCGCGCTTCCGCTTGCTAAGCCAATATTGGCAGTTATAACGCTCTATTATGCCGTAGGTCACTGGAACCAATTCTTTGCAGCATTACTATATATAAATGATCCAGATAAGTATCCAATCCAATTAGTACTACGCGACATCCTATTCCAAGGAGAGACCGCATTTGGTGGAGACGCAGGCTCGCTGAGCTTAGAAGATATGGCAATATTAGAGAATTTACAACAGATATTGAAATATTCAGTAATCGTTGTTAGCGCATTGCCGATGATGATCATTTATCCATTTGTACAAAAATATTTTGTTCGTGGCATTATGTCAGGATCAGTTAAAGGTTAA